One segment of Geomonas ferrireducens DNA contains the following:
- a CDS encoding NADH-quinone oxidoreductase subunit B — MGVNQPLGDNIITTSLDSLVNWARKSSIWPMTFGLACCAIEMMATGAAKHDLDRFGIIFRASPRQSDCIIIAGTVTKKMLPVIQTVYEQMPEPKWVVAMGACACSGGIFDTYSVVQGIDEALPVDVYIPGCPPRPEALLYGLMKLQDKIANEKNSFGSSIGLGERLEPAA, encoded by the coding sequence ATGGGAGTAAATCAGCCGCTGGGCGACAACATCATCACGACTTCCCTGGACAGCCTGGTTAACTGGGCCAGGAAGTCCTCCATCTGGCCGATGACCTTTGGTCTTGCCTGCTGCGCGATCGAGATGATGGCGACCGGCGCGGCCAAGCATGACCTTGACCGTTTCGGTATCATCTTCCGCGCCTCCCCGCGTCAGTCGGACTGCATCATCATCGCCGGCACGGTAACGAAGAAGATGCTCCCGGTCATTCAGACCGTGTACGAGCAGATGCCGGAACCGAAGTGGGTGGTTGCCATGGGCGCCTGCGCCTGCTCGGGCGGGATCTTCGACACCTACTCCGTCGTGCAGGGCATCGACGAGGCGCTCCCGGTCGACGTCTACATCCCGGGGTGCCCGCCGCGTCCTGAGGCCCTTCTCTATGGCCTGATGAAGCTTCAGGACAAGATCGCCAACGAGAAGAACTCCTTCGGCTCTTCCATCGGCTTGGGCGAAAGACTCGAACCCGCCGCATAA
- a CDS encoding molybdopterin-dependent oxidoreductase, whose translation MGLSRRDFIKACAAAAAFAAAGASVARPEWAEAAEDGITWGKAPCRYCGVGCSVLVGVKGGRIVSTKGDPAGPVNKGLNCIKGYFLSKALYGKDRLTTPLIRKGNRMVEASWDEALDLIATQYKKAIAEHGPDSVALYGSGQWTIQEGYVASKLMKGGIGTNNLEPNARLCMASAVVAFMNTFGSDEPMGCYDDLDLGDTYVLWGANMAEAHPVLFSRLIDNKLKHPKVKLIDIATRRTRTTKMADEYIAIKPHGDLAALNGIIHVILRDKLYDEAFVAKHVSFKRGKENAPYGLKDKEAFNETPADVKNLSFEEYKALMKPYTPQWAQKVSGIPAAKIEELARVYGDKSRKVNSLWTMGVNQHSRGVWVNNLIYNLHLLTGKICRPGENPLSLTGQPSACGTAREVGTFAHRLPADMVVMNEAHRKKAAGIWGVPAEKIPAKVGLHTVEMFRAIDRGELKCVWIQCTNPFQSLPNLNRVRKAAQSRKAFIVVSDIYPTRSTELADVVLPSASWVEKEGVFGNTERRTQQWFKMVNAPGKSREDVWQLIEFAKRMGHGALFPYPEKGMHRAIFEEYRKFTLGTGKDLAPYGTYAKVRGLRWPVKANGTETRWRYTEADDEHVAKGEGIKFYKAPNNKVSVWFRPYEPPAEVPDRNYPFWFCTGRLLEHWHTGTMTGRVPELRRAVSQATVELHPEDAKRLGIRNRDQVRITSRRGSIVLTAEIGGRGTPERGSVFTTFFDEKKLVNEICIDAFDPLSKEPDFKKCAVKVQKA comes from the coding sequence ATGGGACTTTCCAGACGAGACTTCATCAAGGCCTGTGCCGCTGCGGCCGCATTTGCCGCGGCAGGCGCTTCGGTGGCACGACCCGAGTGGGCGGAAGCGGCGGAGGACGGCATCACCTGGGGCAAGGCTCCCTGCCGGTACTGCGGCGTCGGCTGCTCGGTCCTGGTGGGGGTGAAGGGGGGGCGCATCGTGAGCACCAAGGGGGACCCGGCCGGGCCGGTGAACAAGGGGCTCAACTGTATCAAGGGGTACTTCCTCTCGAAGGCGCTCTACGGCAAGGACCGTCTCACCACGCCTCTGATCCGCAAGGGGAACAGGATGGTCGAGGCGAGCTGGGACGAGGCGCTCGACCTGATCGCCACGCAGTACAAGAAGGCGATCGCCGAGCACGGGCCCGATTCGGTCGCCCTCTACGGCTCTGGGCAGTGGACCATCCAGGAGGGTTACGTCGCCTCGAAACTGATGAAGGGGGGGATCGGCACCAATAACCTGGAACCGAACGCGAGGCTCTGCATGGCGAGCGCCGTGGTGGCCTTCATGAACACCTTCGGCTCGGACGAGCCGATGGGGTGCTACGACGATCTCGACCTCGGCGACACCTACGTCCTTTGGGGCGCCAACATGGCCGAGGCGCATCCGGTCCTCTTCTCGCGTCTCATCGACAACAAGCTGAAGCACCCGAAAGTGAAGCTGATCGACATCGCGACGAGGCGCACGCGCACCACGAAGATGGCGGACGAGTATATCGCCATCAAGCCCCACGGCGACCTGGCCGCCCTGAACGGCATCATCCACGTCATCCTGCGCGACAAGCTCTACGACGAGGCGTTCGTTGCCAAGCACGTCTCCTTCAAGAGGGGGAAGGAGAACGCCCCTTACGGTCTGAAGGACAAGGAGGCGTTCAACGAGACCCCGGCCGACGTGAAGAACCTCTCCTTCGAGGAGTACAAGGCGCTCATGAAACCTTACACCCCACAGTGGGCGCAGAAGGTCTCCGGCATCCCGGCCGCGAAGATCGAGGAGCTCGCCAGGGTCTACGGGGACAAGTCCCGGAAGGTGAACTCGCTCTGGACCATGGGGGTGAACCAGCACTCCCGCGGGGTATGGGTGAACAACCTGATCTACAACCTGCACCTTTTGACCGGTAAGATCTGCAGGCCCGGTGAGAACCCGCTCTCCCTCACCGGCCAGCCCTCGGCGTGCGGCACGGCCCGCGAGGTCGGCACCTTCGCGCACCGTCTCCCGGCGGACATGGTGGTGATGAACGAGGCGCACCGCAAAAAGGCGGCGGGGATCTGGGGGGTCCCGGCGGAGAAGATACCGGCCAAGGTGGGGCTGCATACCGTCGAGATGTTCCGCGCCATCGACCGCGGCGAGCTTAAGTGCGTCTGGATCCAGTGCACGAACCCCTTCCAGTCGCTCCCGAACCTGAACCGGGTGCGCAAGGCGGCCCAATCGAGAAAGGCCTTCATCGTCGTCTCGGACATCTACCCGACCCGCAGCACCGAGCTCGCCGACGTGGTGCTCCCCTCGGCATCCTGGGTGGAGAAGGAGGGGGTCTTCGGCAACACGGAAAGGCGCACCCAGCAGTGGTTCAAGATGGTGAACGCCCCGGGCAAGTCGAGAGAGGACGTCTGGCAGCTGATCGAGTTCGCGAAAAGGATGGGGCACGGCGCGCTCTTCCCCTACCCCGAGAAAGGGATGCACCGGGCGATCTTCGAGGAGTACCGCAAGTTCACCTTGGGGACCGGCAAGGACCTTGCCCCCTACGGCACCTACGCCAAGGTGCGCGGGCTGCGCTGGCCCGTGAAAGCGAACGGCACGGAGACCAGGTGGCGCTACACCGAGGCGGACGACGAGCACGTCGCCAAAGGGGAGGGGATCAAGTTCTACAAGGCGCCCAACAACAAGGTGTCGGTCTGGTTCCGTCCCTACGAGCCGCCCGCCGAGGTCCCGGACCGCAACTACCCGTTCTGGTTCTGCACCGGGAGGCTCCTCGAGCACTGGCACACCGGCACCATGACCGGGCGCGTCCCCGAGCTCAGGAGGGCGGTCTCCCAGGCGACGGTGGAGCTGCACCCGGAGGATGCCAAGCGGCTCGGCATCAGAAACCGCGACCAGGTGCGCATCACCTCGCGGCGCGGCTCGATCGTGCTGACCGCCGAGATCGGCGGCAGGGGAACCCCGGAGCGAGGCTCCGTTTTCACCACCTTCTTCGACGAGAAGAAGCTGGTGAACGAGATCTGCATCGACGCCTTCGACCCGCTCTCCAAGGAACCGGATTTCAAGAAGTGCGCGGTCAAGGTGCAAAAGGCGTAG
- a CDS encoding GspE/PulE/PilB domain-containing protein codes for MSAKLGEMLLKVGALTKGQLEQVLKAQMIYGGRIGTNLVEMGLVSEEELAHVLSEQSGAPCVEPFELGEIPKGVLQLVPVELVRKYRVMPLALDGKRLSLAMADPHDFDAVEEIGFVTGYVVKPRICTELRLNAALERYYRIARPTRFIKVEGGMRSSFEAGAASAASTPLTVGTHWVSMAEEKAPAEQFTVKDVAEMLAAAATEMEVVQALVSYMGGEFDRGGFLRLKSGKVSGVQAVADGEAVEGFVRFEADLEQLPQMARMVEEKGLVMCELAKGDADGLLVRSLGGTLPASALLLPVSMGGHVVAAICASDGKGRLGGGAFELQRVGVMAELSLEMLSLRRKIKSS; via the coding sequence ATGTCGGCTAAGCTTGGCGAGATGCTGCTCAAGGTGGGGGCCCTGACGAAAGGCCAGCTGGAACAGGTGCTGAAGGCGCAGATGATCTACGGGGGGAGGATAGGGACCAACCTCGTGGAGATGGGGCTCGTGTCTGAAGAGGAGCTCGCCCATGTTCTGAGTGAACAGTCCGGTGCGCCCTGCGTCGAGCCTTTCGAGCTCGGCGAGATCCCGAAAGGGGTTCTTCAATTGGTTCCGGTGGAACTGGTGCGCAAGTATCGCGTGATGCCCCTGGCGCTCGATGGCAAGCGGCTCTCCCTCGCCATGGCCGATCCCCATGACTTCGATGCCGTGGAGGAGATCGGGTTCGTCACCGGGTACGTCGTGAAACCTAGGATCTGCACCGAACTCAGGCTGAACGCGGCGCTCGAGAGGTACTACCGCATCGCCCGTCCCACCCGCTTCATAAAGGTCGAAGGGGGGATGAGAAGCTCCTTTGAGGCTGGCGCGGCAAGCGCCGCTTCGACGCCGCTCACCGTGGGAACGCACTGGGTGAGCATGGCCGAGGAAAAGGCGCCGGCGGAACAGTTCACCGTGAAAGACGTCGCCGAGATGTTGGCGGCTGCGGCGACCGAAATGGAGGTGGTGCAGGCCTTGGTCTCCTACATGGGAGGCGAGTTCGATCGCGGCGGCTTTTTACGCCTGAAATCCGGCAAGGTTTCCGGCGTGCAGGCGGTCGCCGATGGGGAGGCCGTGGAAGGGTTTGTCCGCTTCGAGGCGGACCTGGAGCAGTTGCCGCAGATGGCGCGCATGGTGGAGGAAAAGGGGCTCGTCATGTGCGAGCTTGCCAAGGGAGACGCCGACGGCCTGTTGGTGCGCTCACTGGGGGGTACGCTGCCCGCTTCCGCCCTACTGCTCCCCGTTTCCATGGGAGGGCACGTGGTGGCTGCGATCTGCGCGAGCGACGGCAAGGGCCGGTTAGGCGGGGGCGCATTCGAGCTGCAGCGGGTAGGCGTCATGGCCGAGCTGAGCCTCGAGATGCTCTCCCTGCGCAGGAAGATAAAATCGTCGTAG
- the nuoE gene encoding NADH-quinone oxidoreductase subunit NuoE, which translates to MSNAPAEEIPAEEIDLTEANEVIDKYLTLPGNLMPVLQGIQEAYGYVPKPTIDLVAERLNVYPSQIYGVLTFYAQFHLKPRGRFIIRVCVGTACHVQGAERITETFFGRLGIGHAETTADLRYTFEKVACLGACGMAPLAMVNDDTFGKMTVQKVDEIIETYNARPMK; encoded by the coding sequence ATGTCTAACGCTCCAGCCGAAGAAATTCCGGCCGAAGAAATCGATCTGACCGAGGCCAACGAAGTCATCGACAAGTACCTGACACTGCCGGGCAACCTCATGCCGGTCCTGCAGGGGATCCAGGAAGCTTACGGGTACGTACCGAAGCCGACCATCGACCTGGTCGCCGAGCGGCTGAACGTCTACCCGAGCCAGATCTACGGCGTGCTCACCTTCTACGCCCAGTTCCACCTGAAGCCGCGCGGCAGGTTCATCATCAGGGTCTGCGTCGGCACCGCCTGCCACGTACAGGGGGCGGAGCGCATCACCGAGACCTTCTTCGGGCGCCTGGGGATCGGGCACGCGGAAACCACAGCCGACCTGCGCTACACCTTCGAGAAGGTGGCCTGCCTCGGCGCCTGCGGCATGGCGCCTCTGGCCATGGTGAACGACGACACCTTCGGCAAGATGACGGTCCAGAAAGTGGACGAGATCATTGAAACCTACAACGCACGGCCGATGAAGTAA
- the hemL gene encoding glutamate-1-semialdehyde 2,1-aminomutase, protein MQNSRSSQLFQQALKSIPGGVNSPVRAFRSVGSDPLFIKSAAGPMIFDEDGNGYIDYVGSWGPMIVGHCHPKVVEAIKKAVDSGASFGAPTELEITLAEMVIAAVPSIEMVRMVSSGTEATMSAIRLSRGYTGRDNILKFSGCYHGHSDSLLVKAGSGLATFGVPDSPGVPADLAKHTLTATYNDLDSVRALVAANKGTIACVIVEPVAGNMGTVPPQEGFLEGLREICTEEGIVLIFDEVMSGFRVAYGGAQERFGITPDLTTLGKIIGGGLPVGAFGGKKEIMSQLSPAGGVYQAGTLSGNPLAMTAGIETLKLLQEPGFYEKLEEKSKFVAEGIAKAAKDAGYPLYSTRVGSMFCGFFSKEPVYNWDSAAKCDTKAFATYFRGMLEEGVYLACSQFETAFVGASHTEKDLEKTIAAAAKCFKAL, encoded by the coding sequence ATGCAAAACAGCCGTTCGTCGCAACTCTTTCAGCAGGCGCTCAAATCCATCCCCGGCGGGGTCAACTCCCCCGTGCGTGCCTTCCGTTCGGTGGGCTCCGATCCGCTGTTCATAAAGAGCGCTGCCGGCCCCATGATTTTCGACGAAGACGGCAACGGCTACATCGACTACGTGGGCTCCTGGGGTCCGATGATCGTCGGGCACTGCCACCCGAAGGTGGTCGAGGCGATCAAGAAGGCCGTCGATAGCGGCGCCTCTTTCGGCGCGCCGACCGAGCTCGAGATCACCCTGGCCGAGATGGTGATCGCGGCGGTCCCCTCCATCGAGATGGTGCGCATGGTGAGCTCCGGGACCGAGGCGACAATGAGCGCCATCAGGCTCTCCCGCGGCTACACCGGGCGTGACAACATACTGAAGTTCTCCGGCTGCTACCACGGCCACTCCGACTCCCTGCTGGTGAAAGCGGGCTCCGGTCTCGCCACCTTCGGGGTGCCCGACTCCCCGGGCGTTCCTGCCGACCTCGCAAAGCACACCCTGACCGCGACCTACAACGACCTCGACTCGGTACGCGCGCTGGTGGCCGCCAACAAGGGGACCATCGCCTGCGTCATCGTCGAGCCGGTGGCGGGGAACATGGGTACCGTTCCGCCGCAGGAAGGGTTCCTGGAGGGGCTGCGCGAGATCTGCACCGAGGAAGGGATCGTGCTCATCTTCGACGAGGTCATGTCCGGCTTCCGCGTCGCCTACGGCGGGGCCCAGGAGCGCTTCGGCATCACCCCGGACCTCACCACCCTCGGGAAGATCATCGGCGGAGGGCTCCCGGTAGGCGCCTTCGGCGGGAAGAAAGAGATCATGTCCCAGCTCTCGCCGGCAGGCGGGGTTTACCAGGCGGGCACCCTTTCCGGGAACCCGCTCGCCATGACCGCCGGGATCGAGACCCTGAAACTCCTGCAGGAGCCCGGCTTCTACGAGAAGCTCGAGGAGAAGAGCAAGTTCGTCGCCGAGGGGATCGCGAAGGCGGCCAAGGACGCCGGCTACCCGCTCTACTCGACCCGCGTCGGCTCCATGTTCTGCGGCTTCTTCTCGAAAGAGCCGGTGTACAACTGGGACAGCGCCGCCAAGTGCGACACGAAGGCGTTCGCCACCTACTTCCGCGGCATGCTGGAAGAGGGTGTCTACCTCGCCTGCTCCCAGTTCGAGACCGCCTTCGTGGGCGCTTCCCACACCGAGAAGGACCTCGAGAAGACCATCGCCGCCGCCGCGAAGTGCTTCAAGGCGCTCTAG
- a CDS encoding chaperone NapD, which translates to MPISGIVVSCRPEEAGGVAEKLAANQGVEVHGVLADGKIVAVIEADTIDAEVALVNGLQQVEGVISVQLAYHNFEDAAPEGA; encoded by the coding sequence ATGCCTATTTCAGGAATCGTTGTGTCATGCAGGCCCGAGGAGGCCGGCGGCGTCGCCGAAAAACTCGCCGCCAACCAGGGGGTGGAGGTGCACGGCGTGCTTGCCGACGGCAAGATCGTGGCCGTCATCGAGGCCGACACCATCGACGCGGAGGTCGCCCTGGTGAACGGGCTGCAGCAAGTGGAGGGGGTGATCTCGGTGCAGCTTGCCTACCACAACTTCGAAGATGCGGCTCCCGAGGGGGCATAA
- a CDS encoding NADH-quinone oxidoreductase subunit C encodes MAENNRAVVKLKERYADALLEYKEHRGEVTVIVKKESVLEVLKFLRDDLRYNFLSDLTAVDYLGQEPRFMVVYNLLSIPNKDRIRIKAPVTEADCSIESATALWNSANWLEREVFDLFGIDFKNHPNMVRILMTDDWVGHPLRKDYPVQGPDREPYKGRVS; translated from the coding sequence ATGGCAGAAAATAATCGCGCTGTAGTGAAGCTGAAGGAGCGTTACGCGGATGCCCTTCTCGAGTACAAGGAGCATCGCGGCGAGGTGACGGTGATCGTCAAGAAGGAGAGCGTTCTCGAGGTACTGAAGTTCCTCAGGGACGACCTGCGTTACAACTTCCTCTCCGACCTTACCGCGGTCGACTACCTGGGCCAGGAGCCGCGTTTCATGGTGGTCTACAACCTCCTCTCCATCCCCAACAAGGACCGGATCAGGATTAAGGCGCCGGTGACCGAGGCGGACTGCTCCATCGAATCCGCAACAGCCCTCTGGAACTCCGCCAACTGGCTGGAGCGCGAGGTGTTTGACCTTTTCGGCATCGACTTCAAGAACCACCCGAACATGGTGCGCATCCTGATGACCGATGACTGGGTCGGGCACCCGCTCAGGAAGGACTACCCGGTCCAGGGCCCCGACCGCGAGCCGTACAAGGGACGTGTGTCGTAA
- a CDS encoding NADH-quinone oxidoreductase subunit A — protein sequence MLGAYLPILVLVVIAVLFGLGSVVFSSLIGQKKPSQVKLAPYECGCEPVGSARERFSIKFYLIAMLFILFDIEAVFMYPWAVLFKRLGMFGLAEMGLFIVILFVGYIYVWKKGALEWE from the coding sequence ATGCTTGGTGCATATCTGCCAATCTTGGTGCTGGTGGTCATAGCGGTCTTGTTCGGTCTTGGGTCGGTGGTCTTCTCATCGCTCATAGGCCAGAAGAAGCCGTCTCAGGTGAAGCTCGCACCTTACGAGTGCGGTTGCGAGCCGGTGGGCAGCGCACGCGAGCGCTTCTCGATCAAGTTCTACCTGATCGCGATGCTCTTCATCCTGTTCGATATCGAGGCAGTCTTCATGTACCCCTGGGCGGTTCTCTTCAAGCGCCTGGGCATGTTCGGCCTGGCCGAGATGGGTCTCTTCATCGTCATACTCTTCGTAGGCTACATCTACGTTTGGAAAAAAGGAGCACTGGAATGGGAGTAA
- the nuoF gene encoding NADH-quinone oxidoreductase subunit NuoF produces MSDNAGIKILICQGTGGISAGAKQVEAEFTRLIAEKGIVAQVGKRCDVVKTGCRGLCANDVLVDVITPELGRVTYDFVVPEDVAAILDQHIVNNEVIEKKKAKAYYNTFVDQQMRVVMTGCGQIDPERLDAFLEEDGFKAIEKCVKEMKPSEVIDEVKKSGLRGRGGGGFPTGMKWSFCAASPGNHKYLICNADEGDPGAFMDRSILEGDPYCVIEGMMIAAYAIGCDAGYVYVRAEYPLAIDRLQKALDTCYEKGYLGKNIQGWGFDFDMRIKKGAGAFVCGEETALMASIEGERGMPRPRPPFPAVKGLWGFPTNINNVETFANVRHIINKGSDWYSSLGTDTTKGTKIFAVTGKVKHTGLVEVPAGMSVRDVIYQVCGGIANNRKFKAVQAGGPSGGCIPAEVLDTPVDYDSLIKAGAMMGSGGLVVMDETTCMVDVARFFLSFTKMESCGKCVPCRIGLKAMLDILERITEGRGEMEDIDTLLEMGATIKKASLCGLGQTAPNPILSTVKYFRHEYEAHILEKRCPSNSCKELLLWQVVPEKCVKCGACLRACPSNAIKWEKGEVAFLVKENCTKCKSCYDACRFMAIE; encoded by the coding sequence ATGAGCGATAACGCAGGAATCAAAATACTTATCTGTCAGGGCACCGGCGGCATCTCGGCCGGCGCCAAGCAGGTCGAGGCCGAGTTCACCAGGCTGATAGCGGAGAAGGGGATCGTGGCCCAGGTCGGCAAGCGTTGCGACGTGGTCAAGACCGGCTGCCGCGGCCTGTGCGCCAACGACGTTCTGGTTGACGTCATCACCCCCGAACTGGGCAGGGTCACCTACGACTTCGTCGTGCCCGAGGACGTCGCGGCGATCCTCGACCAGCACATCGTCAACAACGAAGTCATCGAGAAGAAAAAGGCCAAGGCCTACTACAACACCTTCGTCGACCAGCAGATGCGCGTGGTCATGACCGGCTGCGGCCAGATCGACCCCGAGCGTCTGGACGCCTTCCTCGAAGAGGACGGCTTCAAGGCGATCGAGAAGTGCGTCAAAGAGATGAAGCCTTCCGAAGTCATCGACGAAGTGAAGAAATCCGGGCTTCGTGGCCGTGGGGGCGGCGGCTTCCCGACCGGCATGAAGTGGAGCTTCTGCGCCGCTTCGCCGGGCAACCACAAGTACCTCATCTGCAACGCCGACGAAGGTGACCCGGGCGCGTTCATGGACCGCTCCATCCTCGAAGGTGACCCGTACTGCGTCATCGAGGGTATGATGATCGCGGCTTACGCCATCGGTTGCGACGCAGGCTACGTCTACGTCCGTGCCGAGTACCCGCTCGCCATCGACCGTCTCCAGAAGGCGCTCGATACCTGCTACGAGAAAGGGTACCTGGGCAAGAACATTCAGGGTTGGGGTTTCGACTTCGACATGAGGATCAAGAAGGGCGCCGGCGCGTTCGTCTGCGGCGAGGAAACCGCCCTCATGGCCTCCATCGAAGGCGAGCGCGGCATGCCGCGTCCCCGTCCGCCGTTCCCGGCGGTCAAGGGCCTCTGGGGCTTCCCGACCAACATCAACAACGTTGAGACCTTCGCCAACGTGCGCCACATCATCAACAAGGGCTCCGATTGGTACTCATCGCTCGGCACCGATACCACCAAGGGTACCAAGATCTTCGCGGTCACCGGCAAGGTAAAGCACACCGGTCTCGTCGAGGTTCCGGCCGGTATGTCGGTACGTGACGTTATCTACCAGGTCTGCGGCGGCATCGCCAACAACCGCAAGTTCAAGGCGGTTCAGGCCGGCGGTCCTTCCGGCGGCTGCATCCCGGCCGAGGTGCTCGACACCCCGGTCGACTACGACTCGCTGATCAAGGCGGGCGCCATGATGGGTTCCGGCGGTCTGGTCGTCATGGACGAGACCACCTGCATGGTCGACGTGGCCCGCTTCTTCCTCTCCTTCACCAAGATGGAGTCCTGCGGCAAGTGCGTTCCCTGCCGTATCGGCCTGAAGGCCATGCTCGACATCCTGGAGAGGATCACCGAAGGTCGGGGCGAGATGGAAGACATCGACACCCTCCTGGAGATGGGCGCCACCATCAAGAAGGCATCCCTTTGCGGTCTGGGGCAGACGGCTCCGAACCCGATTCTCTCCACCGTCAAGTATTTCAGGCATGAGTACGAAGCGCACATCCTGGAGAAGCGCTGCCCCTCCAACTCCTGCAAGGAACTCCTCCTGTGGCAGGTGGTCCCCGAGAAGTGCGTCAAGTGTGGCGCGTGCCTCAGGGCCTGCCCGTCCAACGCCATCAAGTGGGAAAAGGGCGAGGTGGCGTTCCTGGTCAAGGAGAACTGCACCAAGTGCAAGTCCTGCTACGACGCCTGCCGCTTCATGGCAATTGAGTAA
- the nuoD gene encoding NADH dehydrogenase (quinone) subunit D: MASEIMTLNMGPQHPSTHGVLRLVVELDGEVIQKITPHIGYLHRGVEKLAEHRTFHQALPLTDRMDYLAPMHNNLGYVLAVEKLLGLDVPERAKLVRVIMAELTRLKSHLVWIACHALDIGAMTVFLYAFREREMVMDLYEMVSGARMTSNYFRVGGLSRELPAGFEQKVQEIVDTFPGHFDTYEGLLTKNTIWLQRTIGNGVISAEDAIDYGISGPALRGSGVDFDLRRDLPYSGYEDFDFKVPVGENCDTFDRYKVRLVEMREAVKIIDQALKRLKPGPILADAPQVCYPPKESVYNSIEGLIHHFKIASEGFPVPEGEVYMAVENPKGELGYYIVSDGGNRPYRMRVRPPSFVNLSAIEKMAKGSMLADLVAVIGTLDIVLGEIDR, translated from the coding sequence ATGGCTAGTGAAATAATGACTTTGAACATGGGGCCCCAGCACCCCAGTACCCACGGCGTTCTGAGGCTCGTAGTAGAGCTCGACGGCGAGGTGATACAGAAGATCACCCCTCACATCGGCTACCTGCACCGGGGCGTCGAGAAGCTCGCCGAGCACCGCACCTTCCACCAGGCCCTCCCCCTCACGGACCGCATGGACTACCTGGCCCCGATGCACAACAACCTGGGCTACGTCCTGGCCGTCGAGAAGCTCCTGGGCCTCGATGTCCCGGAGCGCGCGAAGCTCGTGCGCGTCATCATGGCGGAGCTCACCCGTCTGAAGAGCCACCTGGTCTGGATCGCCTGCCACGCCCTCGACATCGGCGCGATGACCGTGTTCCTCTACGCCTTCCGCGAGCGTGAGATGGTGATGGACCTCTACGAGATGGTCTCCGGCGCCAGGATGACCTCCAACTACTTCCGCGTGGGCGGCCTGTCCCGTGAGCTCCCCGCCGGCTTCGAGCAGAAGGTGCAGGAGATCGTGGACACCTTCCCGGGTCACTTCGACACCTACGAGGGGCTTCTCACCAAGAACACCATCTGGCTGCAAAGGACCATCGGCAACGGCGTCATCTCCGCCGAGGACGCCATCGACTACGGCATCTCCGGCCCGGCCCTCAGGGGCTCCGGCGTCGACTTCGACCTCAGGCGCGACCTGCCGTACTCCGGCTACGAGGACTTCGATTTCAAGGTCCCGGTCGGCGAGAACTGCGACACCTTCGACCGCTACAAGGTACGTCTCGTAGAGATGCGCGAAGCGGTCAAGATCATCGACCAGGCCCTGAAGCGGCTGAAGCCCGGACCGATCCTGGCCGACGCGCCGCAGGTCTGCTACCCGCCGAAGGAGAGCGTGTACAACTCCATCGAGGGTCTTATCCACCACTTCAAGATCGCTTCCGAGGGCTTCCCCGTCCCCGAGGGCGAGGTATACATGGCCGTCGAGAACCCGAAAGGGGAGCTCGGCTACTACATCGTGTCGGACGGCGGCAACAGGCCGTACCGCATGAGGGTCCGCCCGCCGTCATTCGTGAACCTCTCCGCCATCGAGAAGATGGCCAAGGGTTCCATGCTGGCCGACCTGGTTGCCGTCATCGGAACGCTAGACATCGTACTTGGCGAAATTGACCGTTAG